The genomic interval CAGAGAAGACAATTTCTTCCTGGGGCTGCATCACCCAGGCCTACATCTTCCACTGGACAGGATGCACTGAATGTGCTCTGCTGGCAGTAATGGCTTTTGATCGCTATGTGGCTATCTGTCAGCCCCTCTGGTACACTCTTATCATGAGGCCCTGGGTGTGTGTGCAACTGGCAACTGCTGCCTGGTCCAGTGGCCTGGCAAATTCAATACTCCAAACTACGCTTACTCTCCAGCTCCACCACTGCGGTCACCACACACTTGACCACTTCTTCTGTGAAGTACCTGTTCTGATCAAGCTGGCCTGTGGTGATACCACTGCTAATGAGCTGTCTCTGGCCATTGGAGCCATCCCTTTTGCACTGAtgtctcctctgcttgtgctaaTCTCCTACACATTAATTGTCAAGGCTGTGTTGAAGTTACCTTCAGCTGACAAAAGGTACAAGGCTCTCAGCACATGCAGCTCCCACTTGGTGGTTGTCATCATGTACTTTGGACCAGCCATCTGCATGTACCTCCAACCCCCTGCAAATAGCACCCGGGCCAAGTTCATGTCCTTCTTCTACTGTGTTATCATCCCACTGCTCAACCCACTCATCTACACTCGGAGAAACAAGGATGTGAAGAGAATGTGGAAAAGGATTCTACAACCTCAGAGTGAGGTAAAATCCTAAGAAGGATAGACGTCATAAAAAGGCCagatacggggcgcctgggtggcgcagtcggttaagcctccgacttcagccaggtcacgatctcgcggtccgtgagttcgagccccgcgtcaggctctgggctgatggctcggagcctggagcctgtttccgattctgtgtcaccctctctctctgcccctcccccgttcatgctctgtctctctctgtcccaaaaataaataaaaaacgttgaaaaaaaaaattaaaaaaaaaaaaaaaaaaggccagatagtctctgcctgtctcctgggCCAACCCCATGCACAACTCAGTAAATACTGGCAGGTCTGTTTCCAAATGAGTGTCCATGAGCTCCAAGGAAAGAGTTCCCATCTGTCAACATCAACCAGCCTGATGTCTGGAGAAACTCTTCCAATTAGAAATGCTCTGTTCTGAAATCTCAAGTACAGCAATGCTACTCCTTTTTAACACTTCCTAAATGTCTTGTTCTCAGTGGAAAGAATGAGTCTGCATATATGTAGGAGGGTAAGTAACACCATCTTTTCAAATAGCTTCCTTTctcttaatgcttatttgttttgagagagaatgtgtgtgagtgagcgaggaagaggtagagagagggggagagagagagaatcccaagcaggctccatgctgtcagcacaaagtctgactcagggctctacatcacaaaccatgagagtgtgacctgagctgaaatcaagagtcagatgcttaactaactcagccacccaggcgcctctcaaatCACTTTCTATAACAGCTCCCC from Panthera uncia isolate 11264 chromosome A1 unlocalized genomic scaffold, Puncia_PCG_1.0 HiC_scaffold_17, whole genome shotgun sequence carries:
- the LOC125935103 gene encoding olfactory receptor 2G3-like; this encodes MCFPRTIVLLGFSDYPWLDVPLFGVVLVSYILTLIGNSSIIFLSTVEPRVQTPMYFFLGNLSVLDLCVTCAIVPQLLASLWEPEKTISSWGCITQAYIFHWTGCTECALLAVMAFDRYVAICQPLWYTLIMRPWVCVQLATAAWSSGLANSILQTTLTLQLHHCGHHTLDHFFCEVPVLIKLACGDTTANELSLAIGAIPFALMSPLLVLISYTLIVKAVLKLPSADKRYKALSTCSSHLVVVIMYFGPAICMYLQPPANSTRAKFMSFFYCVIIPLLNPLIYTRRNKDVKRMWKRILQPQSEVKS